A region from the Pseudomonas sp. KU26590 genome encodes:
- the trxA gene encoding thioredoxin TrxA, with protein sequence MSNDLIKHVSDASFDADVLKATGPVLVDYWAEWCGPCKMIAPVLDDLATHYEGKLTIAKLNIDDNQETPAKHGVRGIPTLMLFKDGEVAATKVGALSKSQLQAFLDANI encoded by the coding sequence ATGAGTAACGACCTGATCAAACACGTCAGCGACGCGAGCTTCGACGCCGATGTCCTGAAGGCTACTGGTCCTGTACTGGTGGATTACTGGGCTGAATGGTGTGGCCCATGCAAAATGATTGCTCCGGTTCTGGATGACCTCGCTACCCACTACGAGGGCAAGCTGACCATCGCCAAGCTGAACATCGACGACAATCAGGAAACCCCGGCCAAGCACGGCGTTCGTGGTATCCCGACCCTGATGCTGTTCAAGGACGGTGAAGTCGCGGCGACCAAGGTCGGCGCACTGTCCAAGTCGCAGTTGCAGGCGTTCCTCGACGCCAACATCTGA
- a CDS encoding transporter substrate-binding domain-containing protein has product MTQRYSALLAALFASLMLGQAPAHANGLDDVTARGTLKVAVPQDFPPFGSVGPDMQPRGLDIDTAKLIADQLKVKLQLTPVNSTNRIPYLTTGKVDLVISSLGKNPDREKVIDFSRAYAPFYLAVFGPPEDAIKTVDDLKGKTISVTRGAIEDIELTAVAPKEATIKRFEDNNSTIAAYLAKQTDLIASGNVVMVAISEKNPKRIPELKVKLKDSPVYVGVNKGQPELLAKVNEILEAAKKDGSLEKNAQTWLKQPLPADL; this is encoded by the coding sequence ATGACCCAGCGTTACAGCGCCCTGCTCGCCGCCCTGTTTGCCAGCCTCATGCTCGGCCAGGCCCCCGCCCACGCTAATGGTCTGGATGATGTAACCGCTCGCGGCACGTTGAAAGTCGCCGTTCCGCAAGACTTTCCGCCCTTCGGTTCGGTCGGCCCCGACATGCAGCCGCGCGGTCTGGACATCGACACGGCAAAACTCATTGCCGACCAATTGAAGGTCAAACTTCAACTGACGCCGGTCAACAGCACCAACCGCATCCCGTACCTGACCACTGGCAAGGTTGACCTGGTCATCTCCAGCCTCGGCAAAAACCCCGACCGCGAAAAGGTCATCGACTTCTCCCGCGCCTATGCCCCGTTTTATCTCGCTGTCTTCGGTCCGCCTGAAGACGCGATCAAAACCGTGGACGACCTGAAAGGCAAAACCATCAGCGTGACCCGTGGCGCCATCGAGGACATCGAGCTGACCGCCGTTGCGCCGAAGGAAGCGACGATCAAACGCTTCGAAGACAACAACTCGACCATCGCAGCCTACCTGGCCAAGCAGACCGACCTGATCGCCAGCGGCAACGTGGTGATGGTCGCGATCAGCGAGAAGAACCCCAAGCGCATCCCCGAGCTGAAAGTGAAGCTCAAGGACTCGCCGGTCTACGTGGGTGTGAACAAAGGTCAGCCTGAGTTACTCGCCAAAGTGAACGAGATCCTCGAAGCGGCAAAGAAAGACGGTTCGCTGGAAAAGAACGCGCAGACCTGGCTCAAGCAGCCATTGCCTGCCGACCTCTGA
- the rho gene encoding transcription termination factor Rho — MNLTELKQKPITDLLEMAEQMGIENMARSRKQDVIFSLLKKHAKSGEEISGDGVLEILQDGFGFLRSADASYLAGPDDIYVSPSQIRRFNLRTGDTIVGKIRPPKEGERYFALLKVDTINFDRPENAKNKILFENLTPLFPTIRMKMEAGNGSTEDLTGRVIDLCAPIGKGQRGLIVAPPKAGKTIMLQNIASNITRNNPEVHLIVLLIDERPEEVTEMQRTVRGEVVASTFDEPPTRHVQVAEMVIEKAKRLVEHKKDVVILLDSITRLARAYNTVIPSSGKVLTGGVDAHALEKPKRFFGAARNIEEGGSLTIIATALVETGSKMDEVIYEEFKGTGNMELPLDRKIAEKRVFPAININRSGTRREELLTADDELQRMWILRKLLHPMDEVAAIEFLIDKLKQTKTNDEFFLSMKRK; from the coding sequence ATGAACCTGACTGAACTCAAGCAAAAGCCTATTACCGATCTGCTAGAAATGGCCGAACAGATGGGCATAGAAAATATGGCCCGTTCGCGCAAGCAGGACGTGATTTTCTCCCTGCTGAAGAAGCACGCGAAAAGCGGCGAGGAAATCTCGGGTGACGGCGTGCTGGAGATCCTCCAGGATGGCTTCGGCTTCCTTCGTTCTGCAGACGCCTCCTACCTCGCCGGCCCGGACGACATTTACGTCTCGCCCAGCCAGATCCGCCGCTTCAACCTGCGCACGGGCGACACCATTGTCGGCAAGATCCGTCCGCCAAAGGAAGGCGAGCGTTACTTCGCACTGCTCAAGGTCGACACCATCAACTTCGACCGTCCAGAAAACGCGAAGAACAAGATTCTGTTCGAAAACCTGACGCCGCTGTTCCCGACCATTCGCATGAAGATGGAAGCCGGTAACGGTTCCACCGAAGACCTCACTGGTCGCGTCATCGATCTGTGTGCCCCGATCGGTAAAGGTCAGCGCGGTCTGATCGTTGCTCCGCCAAAAGCGGGCAAGACCATCATGCTGCAGAACATCGCGTCGAACATCACGCGCAACAACCCTGAAGTCCATCTGATCGTTCTGCTGATCGATGAGCGTCCGGAAGAAGTAACCGAAATGCAGCGTACCGTGCGCGGCGAAGTAGTTGCTTCCACCTTCGACGAGCCACCTACCCGTCACGTGCAGGTCGCCGAAATGGTGATCGAAAAGGCCAAGCGCCTGGTCGAGCACAAGAAAGACGTGGTTATCCTGCTCGACTCCATCACCCGTCTGGCTCGCGCCTACAACACCGTCATTCCAAGCTCCGGCAAGGTCCTGACCGGTGGTGTCGATGCGCACGCTCTCGAGAAGCCAAAGCGTTTCTTCGGTGCGGCACGTAACATCGAAGAAGGCGGCTCGCTGACCATCATCGCCACCGCGCTGGTTGAAACCGGCTCGAAGATGGATGAAGTGATCTACGAAGAATTCAAAGGTACCGGCAACATGGAGCTGCCTCTGGATCGCAAGATCGCAGAGAAGCGCGTCTTCCCGGCCATCAACATCAACCGTTCCGGCACACGCCGCGAAGAGTTGCTGACGGCCGACGACGAGCTGCAGCGCATGTGGATCCTGCGCAAGCTGCTGCATCCTATGGATGAGGTCGCAGCCATCGAGTTCTTGATCGACAAGCTGAAACAGACCAAGACCAACGATGAGTTCTTCCTGTCGATGAAGCGCAAGTAA
- a CDS encoding FadR/GntR family transcriptional regulator, whose amino-acid sequence MHPSPVAVPEAAFQAIRKLIAEQGYVPGDSLPSQRDLAIRLGVSRASLREALSSLSALGLVSVQPGKGVFVQAVSEPQRSTGGFSWPYAAHASPAETFQLRYALEGFAAGLAAVTLTADERDVLEDNVEAMRLELKAGDFDCAARLDFDFHRRILVASGNQAILGIITTSADIFLESQKLPFIRAGRAMETWQEHRKILRALARNASGPAQKAMQEHIRGAALRTGIVFVAPSG is encoded by the coding sequence ATGCATCCGAGCCCTGTCGCTGTGCCTGAAGCCGCCTTCCAGGCGATCCGCAAATTGATCGCCGAGCAGGGCTATGTCCCCGGCGACAGCCTGCCTTCGCAGAGGGATTTGGCGATTCGTCTGGGCGTCAGTCGTGCTTCGTTGCGCGAGGCACTGTCCTCATTGAGCGCTCTGGGGCTAGTCAGTGTGCAGCCCGGCAAGGGCGTATTCGTGCAGGCCGTTTCTGAACCACAACGGAGCACGGGTGGATTTTCCTGGCCATATGCAGCGCACGCATCGCCTGCGGAGACTTTTCAGCTGCGCTATGCGCTGGAAGGGTTTGCCGCCGGGCTTGCAGCGGTCACGCTGACGGCGGACGAGCGCGATGTGCTTGAAGACAACGTCGAGGCCATGCGCCTTGAGCTAAAGGCAGGGGATTTTGACTGCGCGGCCCGGCTGGACTTTGATTTTCACCGGCGCATCCTCGTTGCCAGCGGCAATCAGGCGATTCTGGGGATCATCACCACCAGCGCCGACATTTTTCTGGAGAGCCAGAAACTGCCTTTTATTCGGGCGGGCAGGGCCATGGAAACGTGGCAGGAGCACCGCAAGATCCTGCGGGCGCTGGCGCGAAACGCGTCTGGCCCGGCGCAGAAAGCCATGCAGGAGCACATCCGCGGCGCTGCCTTGCGTACCGGCATCGTATTCGTTGCACCCTCCGGTTAG